GGAACGTTACCTCCCATCTCCCTTTTGCAAATGATATCTCCGTAAATGATTTGGTTTTAAATTGATTTCCGAAATGTTGCCACCACAAATAAAATTTCGACCATCTTTGCAAATGGCGCTTGTTGTAAACGCGTGCATAATAAGGAAggtgtttcattttattaggcttcccgctgcttgtcagcagggaacctattgtattcctgtgttttattattattattatttatttattattattattttttcaaattggtcctacaaacttgaaattcacctcaaatgtgcagaagttctcagctagcaataaaatgcaaatttttttttacgcgggaagcctgttaaagctgcacgcagctctagttcttattgatttattgttatatttaagcataaaatgtaattcaagcacgatttatttttcattcgagtatatttacaaaaaacataAAGTTATCGATTATGTCACGTACAAAATGCAGTGTTTATGAAAAACGATCGCAAATTATCGAATATAAGGACACGAAGGTAGCGCATCAGCAGGCAGCTGAGAATCGAGTTTCCTGAAAGATCAGCAAAAAATAAGTACATAGGTGGTCGGGCAACAGTGAATAAGAAGTGTAATCTTCGactaaaataatacagcgaaaataTCGGGTCGcgtaaagaaaaaaaaataatagtttgTATTTgggtttttgaaaattttgtaagaAACTCACTAATTTGAATTCATTTTACCCCAAGCGGTTAGTGGGTTTCGTGAACTTGACATGCATATAGTTATCAAACAGTCGGCGTTGTTTTAATTCCCGTGTTAAATAAGTTAACATTTGTAACTCATCATACACCAATGTTTGATTAACACTAACCCATGTATGCTCTTCTAAAATAGTGGCCAAATTCTAATATTTGCAAAATTCTAACATTATGCCACATAACGGTCTGGCCTACGTGAGTGAATATGGTTTTTGGGTCTTAAAATTCACATTCATAGTTGAAACAGTGAACGAATTGTTGAAACAATTTCAAACAAGCATCGATTTGACAATAGGAATACTCATTAAAAAACAATCCCAATATTAAACAGGTATCGAATACATGAAAGACAatgatttataataatataattaaagCATATAATTTTTCGATAAAAAAAGATGGGAAGTAAAAGTAATAATTGCTTACAGTAAACAAATACCTAAGTCGATAGTAAGTAATATGATTGAAAGACAACCTCAATATTAGAAAGGAATTAACTTATAATAATACAATTGACACATGTAATGTTATTATATAAATTAGAGATTGATTAATAAACCAGTTATATACACAAAGAGACACTTTAGCTTTTCAAAATGATAACGACAAAGTGTGGGCATGTCCAGGATAATTGGGTAAAATTAATAAGAAATAATtcgaaaatgaaaaagaaattttataaaattaagaAATGTCGGgtggaaataatcaaattaaaccCGTGAAAAAATCGGGTAAGGTCCATTTGTGTTATACTAAAATTTGctctatgaaaaaaaaaaaataataaagtacGTATCCTACAGCAATACTTGTAAACAACAAAATCACTGCAGTATTGTGATGTACTTTTCCACGATAATAAGACCTAATCATTGTCGCATGCAAAGCATAAATTGAGAGATtcactttttggacacgaaatggacctatggattgttttgttgttCCGTTAGTATTTCTCTTGGCATATTGTCGTtgtaaaatgcaatttttcctTCAACTTCTGGTCCAATTGCATTGAaagttattacttttatttatttcaaaattttctgtgggatccgtttttcacttcaaagtgtgatgacgtcatcctaATTCAAAATTGCGCACGGTGTGCGTTTCCGCTATCGGATTTCAACGATCTGGTGTTCAGCAAACTCGGGAGTGTTTTTAGAAAGACAGCCGgtactgtgaaagatttgatactacagTTTTGACTCAAATCACTTGCTATTTCGATTCATGTtgagtaggcttgcacgtaatttatagatttacggaattatttcgagttacggaagggaagttacgaattacgtaaagtcgtaattattggtcgagcgctttcgcgattgtaacgagctctcttcaaagcagtcaactccgtcgattgtaaaaagtgaaagtttaaaaagtagaagaagttagagcttcggtatttgcagccgtttttctcatcggtaaagcgattgagacggcagagaaataacaatatgacgggatttcccgcgatccggtgaaaatcagcaatatgacgacggaagagaaattgcgtaatgaaccaacgcaacttcgtcttttcggcatcggtaaagcgattgagacggcagagaaacaacaatatgacgggatttcccgcgttccggtaaaaatcctttgcggaccgttgacggtccgcggaccggcggttgggaaccactgttttagaatacttaaatcgaatccagaatcctattctatttttatagttacccgtatttaaatagtgggatttctccaccacaatgcatgattgaaatttaaaaaaaagctaaattgtagcctaaatgtGTAATGTATAACTACCTTTGtgcagtatttaattgaaaatgtcctgatcctaggattatatttaaccaaggcaacgagatttaagaatttcgacgatcgtttttttgtttttaacagttcaatattctcaatttaactactatcaaatatcaagtatgacccagtgtgtttattctgtgcgagaaccattttcaattacaaaaccttgatgttctgttaccggttttatcgttttatatcagtccggacttgtccttgctcaatctattttccacaatgcctcgcaatatttcggccaaatatgattaactgtctttacgaaatgcggcaacttatttcgATTCTTAAAAaccaccgacactcgaccaaatttgtgtcaatcttggccaataggatcgtcgacttgagtcagaaaaataagttaattttttcgtgagtgcaaaataaatgtcacaatatgcatttttttgcgatataactttgtatttttggaaaagccatatcatataagtacggtatttaaattatgcgcaaataattaatatttgatctaaatttgttgcaaataatgATACAACATCTAgaccgcgaaatgatttaatgtaaaatgaagcatggtaatcggaataacgtcaataagtcggcatcaataattattataaaatgctgactgggtagtaaagtcgaataatgttaaaaacggtgcaataacaagtcttcgtcgcgaggcaagcgcaagtataatcaaacgagagaatacgctcgtcgtggcattgataaattggaaacccgacattctttttaatacgattttaaaaaagtcaactatcgtttcataaatattggtataccagtgtcggtaatgataaaattgatcgcataaaattgggacggttaattcgCGAAGATGctaaaggaaatcaaagctagcacaaaagataaaaatcagaataaaattaatttgaattcactcctatCTTAACAtatgtcgccggcgtgtagtactgccagggatatgaaaacccaaactcgatgtccaaatcgaaaatgaagtggattcaattggttggtatgataggtttaaatgtgtgaaaaaatatcgcaattacggggtcattacgtaatcgatttggccgtaattacggaattgatttttgtcaattacgtgcaagcctaatgtTGAGACGGGCCGCATGAATCGTCATCGTTACACTTCCTCACGATATATGAATATCCTAACCTATTACACTACTGgggaaattggaaaaatatcGTACGAAAATACTGGCGAATAtaatacgaatatatatatgcatacgaATATACTTGCATTGTGTTAAACTTCCGTTGTGTATACAGACTGACCATTAAAACAGATTTGACGCTAGCGCGGCGTACCGTCGGTTCGTGGGCATGGTAGGCTACAGTTAGTCTGTAGGCTCGAGTCACCGTACCGGTAagtatttttttatgttatctTGAAACGAGTGTATCTTTTAGATCTCATTCCACGTGGAACATCGTTCTATATTTTTATGCCAAtgtatttgatttgaatttttacagAAGAATAtctcaacaaaaaataattacCACACACAGCAGAAAATAGAGTATCAATGTTTACAATAAACAAATTCCAGCTCGGAGTAAACAAATCTAAAAACAATTGTAAACAAGGTGTATATATTTGACAATAAACGTGTTCATTATAATACGACTTCCTTATTGGAGAGGaattaataaacaaaacaattattcataataatatagttatataacataatataatattctaGAAAGCCTgcgaaaaaaaaacgttataAAGCTAAGCTGTAACGGCATTGTTGTAAGcaatttgataaaaatcgaTTTTGCTAATGCTGATTTCATGGCATGACCTGATGCAATAGCACATTTGCGAAAAGCTCATGCAGtcgtttttgttttgtaaaactACTCGAAAGAATCATTTTCACAAAAAGTTTTCGAGCAAAAAaaatcttggtgtgcatacttcaggagtaccatatatatatatattgttataagAGGCAAACTTGTTTTTGAAATGGACATAGTATTACACGAACATAGAGATACAGCTGACAAATGAAGCCTAACAACCGAAATTAGCAATCACTTATATGCAGCAAAACgatgaatcaataaaaattcccgattttttttttgattttataattAGTTTGATCAATGTAAGTACCTGATCTGCATGGGGTAGTTGATGGAGCTTCAAATtgattgataaatatatttgtttctaagacctctttttacaatttgttGCTTTGCAGCAGCGACCCAACTTTGTAGACAAAACAAATCGATTTTCTCGTGCTTAGAAATGGACAAATGATCTATCAGTTCGATCTATCAGTTGCGGAGAGCTATTCTTCACCCAACAACTAACGTGATTTCAGCAAAAGTCCCTTATGTTTGTTTAGGGATAGTTACACGTCCTCAATCGCCATTGGAATGGCCGCTTTAGGAGTGTCCAATAATAGGGAATCTAATTCAGATTGTCCATACCGACAATTTAAAAGGCATAATGTCGCATGTCGCATAATGATACACTTACTTGATCAAATCAGTTGTAAAATCGATTGATATTGAGTTCACTCGATACAGTAATTTAGCAGCAATGGCATGATATGTTAATTGGCGTGCAGGAATGCACTTTTCGCTTTCAACAGGTTGAATTTGTACTTATTAGTCAATCCCTATCTACAATATTGTGATTTTAGCGTGATTTCCTGTTTTAATTTCTGACGTAATATTGAAATGATGCATTCAATATTCTCGGAATATTTAATAAGCAGTTTGAAACACAATCATCGAGTGCGTACATTGATTCAGCATATTGAGCATATACTTGTGATCAAATGAAGACTAAAAAAATTCAGTCAACCATTGGCGTTACCGATAGTTGTATTATTATTCTTAGTAAAATAAGTCGCAGAAGTCTGAATTTAAGTAATGAATTTGGGGCTTTATGATTATAATTTTTAGATTGGGTGCAGATTAtagatttaaaatttgtttacgAAAATATGATACTTACAATGTATCATAATCTGGTTAATGAATTGAAATCTGCGAACAAAATTGAGTATTTGTAGATCATGAAACATAAGATATAGTGAAAAttataatcatatatatataattgtagaATATGCTTCCACTTTGGATGACAATTCGGTTTGTCCCAGCAtgcttataaataaaatataagatcGAAAACATACGATTTTAAAATCCTTTGGTTTGCATTTACATATATACATTAGAGCGATATACTATATACACTGAAGTTTCGTTTTTATGAGATATAGTTGAAATAGTTATAAAAAGTAGTATGTTAAATACAACAGCGATTCCTGGAAACAACATAACAGCGCCCACAAATAAAACTGAGTATAATTTCACAACCTCTCTCATTGGATGCCAAGTAGCCAACTTATTTTTGCTGCTAACGTCCATCTGGATCTTGATATCTCTGATTTTATATGGAATACGGAATAAGAAATGGAGAAAAAAACCAGGAACATCTACTTTGAACAGTGGGCTCATATATAAAGCCTGTGTTATGTCTGTAGCTTTACTGATACCAAGATATTTATTGAACGCAGTCATTTTCCAACTCCCGTCAATAGAAAAAGGTTTACTATATTGCGAACGCATCACAGACATTTCAATTGCCGTTCGGCTTATTTCTCGCTGCGCCATTTACGTTTTTCTTTGGTTACGTCAGAGAATCTTGTACGAGCATCCTTCAACAAGACGATTTGCGGGAAAATACGTCAATTTTATCAGTTGGACATCTCTTCTTGTCATCATCTCAACATTTGGAGGACTCTTTTGGGCTTCAATTTTCCCGTCCAACTACGAGGCATCTCCTTACGGTTGTGTGAGAAACCCAGACTCATCTTCTAATGGAACTGCGGGATATATTCTGGGCACCGGATTGATTTTGGCACAGTTACTACTACTTGGCTTATTTATTTACCCAATGGTGCGTGGTAGGGTAGCCTTACAGAATACTTGTAAGAATGCGAATGGTATAAAACAGCAACAGCATATCAGGAATGTCTTTTGTTGTTTTCAAGATCATGAAACGAAGTCGTCCGATTCTGTCGTGATTATGATTCGTCGTTCAGTGTTATGTACAATCATAGCAGCTCTATCCGACTTTGGATCAGCCGTCATTAAAGTTTTCATCTCTTCAGATACCGTTCCCCATTCCATAATGACCACTATTTACAGCACCAGtactttgatcaatattttttgtgccaTCTCTACATTTGAAATGTATGTGTCTATTCTCAAAACACCATGTACAATGTTTTGTGAGGCCGAAGAAAATGAAGAAGGAAAGACAGACGGAAAATGTCCCAATGAAAGTGATTCTGTATCGCCCTCCATAGGAACTACTAGCATGACTTTGTAATTGAGTTGTTGACATATATTTGTCGAAAGAAGGactaataaaaaatatgttgacAGGACCGCTGGTTGAGTAAGCATTATTTCCCAAAAAAGCTGACGAACTGTTTTCTATCTTGTCCTGATTAAAAATTAGGTTGTGTATAGTCATTCTTGAGGATATTTCAACTTGATATGTTACTTTTTCCGcattttttcattatatatacTTCGCATTTGTGTTAGTTGGAAGATAATGTAGTACATTTTTACGTTTCTTACACTGTGTTCTGTTCCAACATTTGTATCTTTGAGTTTGAATTAATTATATGTGATCCTTTTATGTTTTAATTCAATATCCAGTAGTAATAAATTTGCATTTCAACACATTAGAAGTTTTCTGGCTAACAATGAAGACAAGTGAGTGTCATTCAACTAGCTTGGTTATGATATCACGTCCCTTGTTTATTTACCCCTCccatttcataaatatatttgtacAACATGATTCATACGTCATTTCTGTTACACGCAAATATGATTGGCATAAAAATTGATGCAACCGTgacaatttaatatattattaaaatcaactGAATCTTCTGTGAGATAGGGTTccttgataaatatatatatatatatatgtacgtCAATTGCTAACAGCAAAATAATACACCGGAGAAAGAGACAGCAGGCCAGAAGTCGAAGAGACTTATTGAAACAATAAATACCTAGTCACACCACGCGATTTAATTTGATTTGCGTAAGTTTTTTAAGATCGTTTACGCGCGCGTTTGTCTATAATTTCACTGTCAAAAGCTAATCGGCCgtcatttaattttatttttgtcgcTCGTATACTTCACTGAGTTACTTCCCTTCAATATCGCCATGTATAGGCTGTGACTGTGTTTAAAACGTTTGTTTGTACAGCATAAAAATACCAGGTGGTTTTCGAAGACATTTTCCCACGTGTCTCGTCAGTACATGTAGACACATCACACGTAGCATATCACAGAATTAATACTAACAGAAGGAACAGAAgcatgtaaataaaaatatttgaaaaccagAACAGAACATGGGAAACATATTCCGAAGACGTTTAAATGAATAGTATGTAAGCATAATAGATTTCGACATTATCGAAAAAGTATCTGACTTAGATAACTTGATTATAAAAGTCATACGCAGACAAGGTGAGACAAAGAACATAAAGTACTAAATTACGACAAGGAATAAAAGTGTGAGAATTTTATATAGGTGAAATTTTTCGAGTAACCGTAGACTTTAATATAAAAGAGGTTTGAGAAGACCCTCTCATTTGTTGCTCTATTTACGTTGCCACAAATTCATTCTCACTCACGAACAAAAATTCTTGCTTTACAGGGCAAGCTCACAAGGTTtctttttgaaattatttgtgTATATATAAGTTATGAGCATTATAGGGTATATTGTAGCCTTTTATGCAATCCTTGAGATTGCATTAGCACAGCGGAATGCAATGGAAAAGATTCCTCCTTCTCCAACTGACAAACTTCTCTTTAATCCGTCGGATCCTATAGTCAAAAGTGAATTTTCAGTGATTTTATACGCCAGAGACAGTGATTGTTATTACCACTACGTGCCCAAGTACGCTAAAATGCAGTTTCAATATCGGGTAAGTGATAATTAAAAAGAATATGCTATCAATGGATTTTACTCCACTCCACTTCTGACATGTTGTAACTCAGAGTAAACTATACGAGTCCTGTATACTTTATGATATTTGACATAAATATATGGTGTTCACCTGTATAAAAAAACATAactggacacgaaatggaccttaTGGATCAATTTGtgattaatattatgttgttgttgttcttgatcTTGTTGTTATCAAATATTGCTTTACTCTTCaaatactggatcaattgctttgaaatttacgTTCGGCGGCCCCGCTATCGCTTGAATTGATATCTGCTGGTCAGCTGCGGTACGCTGCCGGTGGTCTACTGTGACAGGTTGCATTGTCGTACCACTTCgttttggttttcgtgtccacatatttaagCATCGCTTTCTTGTTACTTCTACGAAAataaacgaataaattttaacaCGTCTGAACTAATACTTTCGtatgtgtatgattgtacccagaAGTTTCAGTAATCCACGAATTgtttcacaaaaaaatatgttcTCTCTCGTATCCGGgttggattcgtttttttttgggGGTGTCAACTTGTATATATTGAGGCCGTGTCAAATGCGTTCCCTAAAAACGATGTGTCGCAGACCACCGACATATTTGTCCCCATAACACAGATCAGATCTAACAATATCTGCTAAAATTATTGTAAGGAACCTTACGAAGGTATGACTATGAATATCCACAAAGTTATTTAGAACATATTTTACTGGTGGAAATTAACAATCAAAATGGTCATTTGAGAATTCAAATACTTGTTGAAATAGGTTTCGGTCAAATACTTCATGAGCCATAGTAGTTGAATATAATAATCAATGATGTTTTATCCGGTTTAGGTAATTACCCCACCGTCGTCGTTTGCTCGTAACGTCATCTCAGTTGAAATCAAAGATCCAAACGGCATGCGAATCTACCATGCTCACTTCCGATCTAATAATGAAATGTCAGAAACTCCTGCAACCGAATCAGGTAAATTTAATTTAGTGATGAAGTTATCCCTGCATTCGTACTGAAACCATGAACCACCTAATGGTTTCTCAATTTGTCTCCAACTAAACGTGCTCACACATTAACACAGGAAGTATTTTTCTTCGAGCGCGTTACATTACTTTATCAGAGCGGTCATTTTGGGTTATTTTCATTGGATTTTTGTGTAGCTATCGACTCTTTCTCTATGCTAAATATATTActgatttcaaatttatatgttcAAACATCCTGGTTTTATTaatgaatc
The sequence above is a segment of the Styela clava chromosome 7, kaStyClav1.hap1.2, whole genome shotgun sequence genome. Coding sequences within it:
- the LOC120329057 gene encoding uncharacterized protein LOC120329057, whose product is MLNTTAIPGNNITAPTNKTEYNFTTSLIGCQVANLFLLLTSIWILISLILYGIRNKKWRKKPGTSTLNSGLIYKACVMSVALLIPRYLLNAVIFQLPSIEKGLLYCERITDISIAVRLISRCAIYVFLWLRQRILYEHPSTRRFAGKYVNFISWTSLLVIISTFGGLFWASIFPSNYEASPYGCVRNPDSSSNGTAGYILGTGLILAQLLLLGLFIYPMVRGRVALQNTCKNANGIKQQQHIRNVFCCFQDHETKSSDSVVIMIRRSVLCTIIAALSDFGSAVIKVFISSDTVPHSIMTTIYSTSTLINIFCAISTFEMYVSILKTPCTMFCEAEENEEGKTDGKCPNESDSVSPSIGTTSMTL